From a region of the Triticum aestivum cultivar Chinese Spring chromosome 7D, IWGSC CS RefSeq v2.1, whole genome shotgun sequence genome:
- the LOC123167728 gene encoding 30S ribosomal protein S6: MPLYDCMLMVKPMVTKEAIAELVARVAGRAYQRNGVVTELKSFGKVHLGYGIRKLDGRHFQGQLVQMTMMVPPSFTKELHYLNKEDRLLRWLVVKHRDAVYGLEFINEDDGRYEMDSFRRKAASTQDDDDVDEYDDDDDDDDEYEAEEE; encoded by the exons ATGCCGCTGTACGACTGCATGCTGATGGTGAAACCGATGGTGACCAAGGAGGCCATAGCGGAGCTTGTGGCGCGGGTGGCGGGGCGCGCCTACCAGCGCAACGGCGTTGTCACCGAGCTCAAATCCTTTGGCAAAGTGCACCTCGGCTACGGCATCAGGAAGCTTGACGGCCGTCACTTCCAG GGTCAACTTGTGCAAATGACCATGATGGTGCCACCTTCCTTTACTAAAGAACTGCACTATCTAAACAAGGAGGACCGGCTGCTTCGCTGGTTGGTAGTGAAGCACAGGGATGCGGTGTATGGTCTGGAGTTCATCAACGAGGACGACGGGAGGTACGAGATGGACAGCTTCCGCCGTAAAGCTGCTAGTActcaagatgatgatgatgttgatgaatacgatgacgacgacgacgatgacgacgagtaCGAGGCCGAGGAAGAGTAG